One genomic region from Pararge aegeria chromosome 14, ilParAegt1.1, whole genome shotgun sequence encodes:
- the LOC120629245 gene encoding spermatogenesis-associated protein 20 isoform X1 has translation MPTGRAVLLLRRLSTGDSRLKNININQNTAKDSAFSIPVCVHRDLGGSKRFSSYDLSPPPLLTRSFSDNIIKMATGNTETNQVVKPKHTNRLAKEKSPYLLQHAHNPVDWYPWCQEAIDKAKKENKLIFLSVGYSTCHWCHVMEKESFENEDVAKIMNEHYVNIKLDREERPDLDRVYMLFVMATTGGGGWPMSVFLTPELRPVTGGTYFPPEDKWGRPGFKSILLTLARKWRENRAQFIEASGNILDALQNISRIQDATATSVPGEAAWTKCVRHYVATFEPQFGGFGKAPKFPQASIFNFLFHFYARDKHDPEGKKCLDMCLHTLTKIAKGGIHDHVSSGFARYSVDNDWHVPHFEKMLYDQAQLIVAYTDAYLATKDVFFADVVRDIVKYINRDLRHELGGYYSAEDADSYPFHGAAHKKEGAFCIWEYNELKSLLGDKKLGSLSSFEIFCDYFNVAVSGNIAPESDPHGELTDQNVLIIYGSKEETMSKFGITLEQFNQVIDECIDVLYEARSKRPRPHLDSKMLCSWNGLAIAGLAQAGQGLGEKSFVEDAIKTAKFVKDYLFDPNTKTLLHSCYRDKDGNIAQTNQPIEGFLDDYAFLIKGLLDLYEASLDLTWLNWARELQMIQNELFWDADKGGYYTCSTDDRSVILRLKEDQDGAEPSGNSVSCHNLQRLATYADKSAVPEGGDQEREMAKKILMVFAKRLMDNPTALPEMMSALMFYNDTPTQVLIAGGCTDPRTLELVRVVRSRLLPGRVLAVADPAADSPVGMSDILLSRIRGTGDVPTAYVCRRYACSLPVTDVKELESLLDEPTPSAPQNN, from the exons ATGCCTACAGGCCGCGCTGTACTTTTGTTGCGACGTCTTTCGACGGGTGACAGTagattgaaaaatataaatattaatcaaaacaCGGCTAAAGATTCTGCATTTTCCATCCCAGTCTGCGTACATCGAGATTTAGGAGGCAGTAAACG ATTTTCTTCATATGATCTCAGTCCACCACCGCTTCTTACGAGAAGTTTCAGTGACAATATAATAAAGATGGCTACAGGCAACACGGAAACAAATCAAGTAGTTAAACCCAAACACACTAATAGATTGGCAAAAGAAAAGTCACCTTATTTACTACAACATGCCCATAATCCTGTAGACTGGTATCCATGGTGCCAAGAAGCAATTGACAAggctaaaaaagaaaataagttaatatttttatcagttGGATATTCAACATGCCATTGGTGCCACGTCATGGAAAAAGAGTCTTTTGAGAATGAAGATGTGGCTAAAATCATGAATGAACActatgttaacataaaacttGACAGAGAAGAGCGTCCTGACCTAGACCGAGTTTATATGCTTTTCGTCATGGCAACCACAGGCGGAGGCGGCTGGCCAATGTCTGTCTTCCTCACACCTGAGTTGCGCCCCGTTACTGGTGGGACATACTTCCCACCTGAAGATAAATGGGGGCGTCCCGGTTTTAAAAGCATCTTGCTTACTTTAGCAAGAAAGTGGCGGGAAAATCGTGCCCAGTTTATAGAAGCTAGTGGCAATATTCTGGACGCCTTACAAAACATATCAAGAATACAAGATGCCACAGCAACTTCGGTACCAGGAGAAGCAGCCTGGACAAAGTGCGTACGTCATTACGTGGCAACATTTGAACCACAGTTTGGCGGTTTCGGGAAAGCGCCAAAATTTCCACAGGCTTCTATATTCAACTTTCTCTTCCACTTCTATGCACGGGACAAACATGATCCCGAAGGGAAAAAGTGTTTAGACATGTGCCTGCATACTCTAACCAAAATTGCGAAAGGTGGTATTCACGATCACGTGTCCAGTGGATTCGCTCGTTATTCAGTTGACAACGATTGGCACGTACCGCATTTCGAGAAAATGCTTTACGACCAAGCTCAGTTGATAGTTGCGTACACCGATGCCTATCTTGCAACGAAAGACGTATTTTTCGCTGATGTCGTAAGGGACATAGTTAAATACATAAACAGAGACCTGAGACACGAATTGGGGGGCTATTATAGTGCTGAGGATGCAGATTCTTATCCATTTCACGGTGCTGCTCACAAAAAAGAAGGGGCATTCTGCATTTGGGAGTATAATGAACTAAAATCGCTTTTGGgggataaaaagcttgggtcgCTTTCCTCCTTCGAAATATTTTGCGATTATTTCAACGTCGCAGTTAGTGGCAATATCGCACCTGAAAGTGATCCTCACGGCGAACTGACTGATCAGAACGTTCTTATTATCTATGGGAGTAAAGAAGAAACCATGTCCAAGTTTGGTATTACCCTTGAGCAATTCAACCAAGTTATTGATGAATGTATTGATGTTTTATACGAGGCGCGATCGAAAAGGCCTCGTCCACATTTGGATAGCAAAATGCTATGTTCTTGGAATGGTCTTGCAATAGCTGGTTTAGCACAAGCTGGTCAGGGTTTAGGCGAAAAGAGTTTTGTAGAAGATGCTATCAAAACAGCTAAGTTTGTTAAAGATTACTTATTTGATCCCAATACGAAAACGCTCCTTCATTCTTGCTACAGAGATAAAGACGGAAATATTGCTCAAAC TAACCAACCAATTGAAGGATTTCTAGATGACTATGCATTCTTGATAAAAGGTTTACTGGACTTATACGAAGCTTCACTTGATCTCACCTGGCTGAACTGGGCTCGGGAATTGcaaatgatacaaaatgaacTCTTCTGGGATGCAGACAAAGGAGGATATTATACCTGTTCTACTGACGACCGATCTGTTATTTTGAGGTTGAAAGAAG ATCAAGATGGTGCGGAGCCATCAGGCAACAGTGTATCATGCCACAATTTACAACGATTAGCGACATACGCCGACAAGAGCGCGGTGCCCGAAGGTGGGGACCAGGAGAGGGAAATGGcgaagaaaatactgatggtcTTCGCCAAGAGACTGATGGACAACCCTACTGCGTTACCGGAAATGATGTCCGCGCTTATGTTCTACAATGATACTCCTACACAG GTGTTGATCGCAGGTGGCTGCACGGACCCTCGCACATTAGAACTAGTGCGAGTCGTCCGCTCGCGTCTATTACCCGGTCGGGTACTGGCAGTGGCCGACCCAGCGGCAGATTCACCAGTTGGTATGTCTGACATAC TACTAAGCCGCATTCGTGGCACTGGAGACGTTCCCACGGCGTACGTGTGTCGTCGGTACGCGTGCTCACTACCCGTCACCGACGTCAAAGAGCTCGAGTCGCTGCTCGACGAACCCACGCCGTCTGCGCCACAGaataattag
- the LOC120629455 gene encoding uncharacterized protein LOC120629455, translating to MSVWVGSGGGGDLRVPSVTVLSANTSMESGIEAGVLPTVTGSLASARDSLGSLSRAAEPLYDTDHTDLGSELDEAEIRRELMHDKWRLLFDRFDPEGFGEIPWPDFLQTLQHPDFIAQVAPHKREILLDKAQSSTSAAITFQEFVNLVSTIITNTKYVLSI from the exons ATGTCGGTTTGGGTGGGCAGTGGCGGCGGCGGAGATCTCCGCGTGCCGTCCGTCACTGTCCTGTCGGCTAACACCTCTATGGAGTCCGGGATCGAGGCCGGAGTGCTTCCGACGGTCACGGGATCACTTGCTTCGGCGAGGGATTCGCTGGGATCGCTCTCGAGGGCAGCGGAACCCCTTTACGATACAGATCATACAGATCTCGGTTCAGAGCTGGACGAGGCGGAAATTCGGCGAGAGTTGATGCACGAC AAATGGCGCCTTCTATTCGATCGG TTCGATCCGGAAGGCTTCGGCGAGATTCCGTGGCCAGACTTCCTACAGACCCTTCAGCATCCAGATTTTATAGCGCAGGTGGCACCCCACAAGCGTGag ATACTTTTGGATAAAGCTCAAAGTTCCACGAGTGCAGCTATTACCTTTCAAGAATTTGTTAATTTGGTAAGTACCATTATAACTAATACTAAATAcgttttatcaatttaa
- the LOC120629245 gene encoding spermatogenesis-associated protein 20 isoform X2, protein MPTGRAVLLLRRLSTGDSRLKNININQNTAKDSAFSIPVCVHRDLGGSKRFSSYDLSPPPLLTRSFSDNIIKMATGNTETNQVVKPKHTNRLAKEKSPYLLQHAHNPVDWYPWCQEAIDKAKKENKLIFLSVGYSTCHWCHVMEKESFENEDVAKIMNEHYVNIKLDREERPDLDRVYMLFVMATTGGGGWPMSVFLTPELRPVTGGTYFPPEDKWGRPGFKSILLTLARKWRENRAQFIEASGNILDALQNISRIQDATATSVPGEAAWTKCVRHYVATFEPQFGGFGKAPKFPQASIFNFLFHFYARDKHDPEGKKCLDMCLHTLTKIAKGGIHDHVSSGFARYSVDNDWHVPHFEKMLYDQAQLIVAYTDAYLATKDVFFADVVRDIVKYINRDLRHELGGYYSAEDADSYPFHGAAHKKEGAFCIWEYNELKSLLGDKKLGSLSSFEIFCDYFNVAVSGNIAPESDPHGELTDQNVLIIYGSKEETMSKFGITLEQFNQVIDECIDVLYEARSKRPRPHLDSKMLCSWNGLAIAGLAQAGQGLGEKSFVEDAIKTAKFVKDYLFDPNTKTLLHSCYRDKDGNIAQTNQPIEGFLDDYAFLIKGLLDLYEASLDLTWLNWARELQMIQNELFWDADKGGYYTCSTDDRSVILRLKEDQDGAEPSGNSVSCHNLQRLATYADKSAVPEGGDQEREMAKKILMVFAKRLMDNPTALPEMMSALMFYNDTPTQVLIAGGCTDPRTLELVRVVRSRLLPGRVLAVADPAADSPVVLSRIRGTGDVPTAYVCRRYACSLPVTDVKELESLLDEPTPSAPQNN, encoded by the exons ATGCCTACAGGCCGCGCTGTACTTTTGTTGCGACGTCTTTCGACGGGTGACAGTagattgaaaaatataaatattaatcaaaacaCGGCTAAAGATTCTGCATTTTCCATCCCAGTCTGCGTACATCGAGATTTAGGAGGCAGTAAACG ATTTTCTTCATATGATCTCAGTCCACCACCGCTTCTTACGAGAAGTTTCAGTGACAATATAATAAAGATGGCTACAGGCAACACGGAAACAAATCAAGTAGTTAAACCCAAACACACTAATAGATTGGCAAAAGAAAAGTCACCTTATTTACTACAACATGCCCATAATCCTGTAGACTGGTATCCATGGTGCCAAGAAGCAATTGACAAggctaaaaaagaaaataagttaatatttttatcagttGGATATTCAACATGCCATTGGTGCCACGTCATGGAAAAAGAGTCTTTTGAGAATGAAGATGTGGCTAAAATCATGAATGAACActatgttaacataaaacttGACAGAGAAGAGCGTCCTGACCTAGACCGAGTTTATATGCTTTTCGTCATGGCAACCACAGGCGGAGGCGGCTGGCCAATGTCTGTCTTCCTCACACCTGAGTTGCGCCCCGTTACTGGTGGGACATACTTCCCACCTGAAGATAAATGGGGGCGTCCCGGTTTTAAAAGCATCTTGCTTACTTTAGCAAGAAAGTGGCGGGAAAATCGTGCCCAGTTTATAGAAGCTAGTGGCAATATTCTGGACGCCTTACAAAACATATCAAGAATACAAGATGCCACAGCAACTTCGGTACCAGGAGAAGCAGCCTGGACAAAGTGCGTACGTCATTACGTGGCAACATTTGAACCACAGTTTGGCGGTTTCGGGAAAGCGCCAAAATTTCCACAGGCTTCTATATTCAACTTTCTCTTCCACTTCTATGCACGGGACAAACATGATCCCGAAGGGAAAAAGTGTTTAGACATGTGCCTGCATACTCTAACCAAAATTGCGAAAGGTGGTATTCACGATCACGTGTCCAGTGGATTCGCTCGTTATTCAGTTGACAACGATTGGCACGTACCGCATTTCGAGAAAATGCTTTACGACCAAGCTCAGTTGATAGTTGCGTACACCGATGCCTATCTTGCAACGAAAGACGTATTTTTCGCTGATGTCGTAAGGGACATAGTTAAATACATAAACAGAGACCTGAGACACGAATTGGGGGGCTATTATAGTGCTGAGGATGCAGATTCTTATCCATTTCACGGTGCTGCTCACAAAAAAGAAGGGGCATTCTGCATTTGGGAGTATAATGAACTAAAATCGCTTTTGGgggataaaaagcttgggtcgCTTTCCTCCTTCGAAATATTTTGCGATTATTTCAACGTCGCAGTTAGTGGCAATATCGCACCTGAAAGTGATCCTCACGGCGAACTGACTGATCAGAACGTTCTTATTATCTATGGGAGTAAAGAAGAAACCATGTCCAAGTTTGGTATTACCCTTGAGCAATTCAACCAAGTTATTGATGAATGTATTGATGTTTTATACGAGGCGCGATCGAAAAGGCCTCGTCCACATTTGGATAGCAAAATGCTATGTTCTTGGAATGGTCTTGCAATAGCTGGTTTAGCACAAGCTGGTCAGGGTTTAGGCGAAAAGAGTTTTGTAGAAGATGCTATCAAAACAGCTAAGTTTGTTAAAGATTACTTATTTGATCCCAATACGAAAACGCTCCTTCATTCTTGCTACAGAGATAAAGACGGAAATATTGCTCAAAC TAACCAACCAATTGAAGGATTTCTAGATGACTATGCATTCTTGATAAAAGGTTTACTGGACTTATACGAAGCTTCACTTGATCTCACCTGGCTGAACTGGGCTCGGGAATTGcaaatgatacaaaatgaacTCTTCTGGGATGCAGACAAAGGAGGATATTATACCTGTTCTACTGACGACCGATCTGTTATTTTGAGGTTGAAAGAAG ATCAAGATGGTGCGGAGCCATCAGGCAACAGTGTATCATGCCACAATTTACAACGATTAGCGACATACGCCGACAAGAGCGCGGTGCCCGAAGGTGGGGACCAGGAGAGGGAAATGGcgaagaaaatactgatggtcTTCGCCAAGAGACTGATGGACAACCCTACTGCGTTACCGGAAATGATGTCCGCGCTTATGTTCTACAATGATACTCCTACACAG GTGTTGATCGCAGGTGGCTGCACGGACCCTCGCACATTAGAACTAGTGCGAGTCGTCCGCTCGCGTCTATTACCCGGTCGGGTACTGGCAGTGGCCGACCCAGCGGCAGATTCACCAGTTG TACTAAGCCGCATTCGTGGCACTGGAGACGTTCCCACGGCGTACGTGTGTCGTCGGTACGCGTGCTCACTACCCGTCACCGACGTCAAAGAGCTCGAGTCGCTGCTCGACGAACCCACGCCGTCTGCGCCACAGaataattag